A window of the Fusarium fujikuroi IMI 58289 draft genome, chromosome FFUJ_chr09 genome harbors these coding sequences:
- a CDS encoding related to serine-type carboxypeptidase f precursor, translated as MGLKTALLSVLGFVALTNASVIHPRTSKPAHAQYYNKKTSPYYVPSTGIPDVSFDIGESYAGQIPVDWKKTGSKDPKFFYWFFPTVNPAGKDDVVIWFNGGPGCSSLEGLTQENGPFSWKYGTYKPVPNAWSWHKLANVIWVEYPIGTGFSTGHVTAKNNTETAAQFVEWWKNLVDTFGLQGKKLYVTGESYAGVYVPYVGAAMLDKKDTKYYNVKGALYYDPVMPYADKLRLDHAAFPGFFRHWESVFAIPDKNKKILDNDNEKCGLDKYRETHLTYPPPPAPWKPVQVKGCDITAHFEEVNTVINPCFNVYHVQDTCPVLWDVLGFPSVQYTPPGATLFFNIPGVRKAIHAPANPKEWASCSGPVFVGDDDRYDPAEHEKKFQTLVEKTNNVMIGSGMADYIITSNTTALAVQGLKWNGKQGFQTAPSAEFVVPIINNTESNVENWAGGSVQGSVHSERGFTLATVKTSGHMVPQYAPPAAFRQLEHMLGRVKSLTDAEPFSVNISTSFKWPY; from the exons ATGGGTTTGAAAACTGCCCTTTTGTCAGTCTTGGGCTTTGTTGCCTTGACGAATGCTTCGGTTATTCATCCTCGTACATCCAAGCCTGCGCATGCTCAGTACTACAATAAAAAGACTTCTC CTTATTATGTCCCATCTACGGGAATCCCCGACGTCTCATTTGATATCGGTGAAAGCTATGCTGGTCAAATCCCTGTTGACTGGAAGAAGACTGGCTCCAAAGATCCCAAGTTCTTCTATTGGTTCTTCCCGACTGTTAACCCAGCTGGAAAGGACGATGTCGTGATTTGGTTCAATGGAGGACCAGGCTGCTCCTCTCTAGAAG GTCTTACACAAGAGAATGGCCCGTTCTCGTGGAAATATGGAACTTACAAGCCTGTGCCAAATGCCTGGTCATGGCACAAACTCGCCAACGTCATCTG GGTTGAATATCCCATTGGCACTGGCTTCTCAACCGGCCACGTGACAGCAAAGAACAACACCGAAACAGCAGCCCAATTCGTCGAATGGTGGAAGAACCTCGTTGACACTTTTGGCCTGCAAGGCAAAAAGCTTTACGTTACCGGCGAAAGCTACGCTGGTGTCTATGTTCCCTACGTCGGCGCTGCCATGCTCGACAAGAAGGATACAAAATACTATAACGTCAAGGGCGCTCTTTACTACGATCCTGTCATGCCGTATGCTGATAAGCTACGCCTTGACCATGCTGCTTTCCCGGGCTTCTTCAGGCATTGGGAGAGTGTATTTGCGATTCCGGATAAAAACAAGAAGATTCTTGATAACGATAATGAGAAATGTGGATTGGATAAGTATCGTGAGACTCATCTTACGTATCCTCCCCCTCCGGCACCTTGGAAGCCTGTTCAGGTCAAGGGATGCGACATCACTGCTCATTTCGAAGAGGTCAACACTGTCATCAATCCTTGCTTCAACGTTTACCACGTCCAAGATACCTGCCCGGTTCTTTGGGATGTACTCGGTTTCCCCTCTGTTCAGTACACTCCTCCCGGCGCAACACTCTTCTTCAATATCCCCGGTGTCCGCAAGGCAATCCACGCCCCAGCTAACCCCAAGGAATGGGCATCGTGCTCAGGCCCAGTCTTtgtcggcgatgatgacagaTATGACCCCGCCGAGCACGAGAAGAAGTTCCAAACTCTCGTTGAGAAGACCAACAATGTCATGATCGGATCTGGTATGGCTGATTATATCATCACTTCCAACACAACAGCCTTAGCCGTCCAGGGTCTTAAATGGAACGGCAAGCAGGGTTTCCAGACTGCACCGAGTGCAGAGTTTGTTGTTCCTATTATTAACAACACTGAGAGCAATGTTGAGAACTGGGCAGGTGGTAGTGTTCAGGGATCGGTTCACTCGGAGAGAGGGTTCACGTTGGCAACGGTTAAGACTAGTGGACATATGGTTCCGCAGTATGCGCCGCCTGCTGCGTTTAGACAGTTGGAGCATATGCTTGGACGGGTGAAGTCACTCACGGATGCGGAACCCTTTTCTGTTAATATTTCTACTTCTTTCAAGTGGCCATACTAA
- a CDS encoding related to PAF acetylhydrolase family protein, producing the protein MQFSLLFLSLVGAGNAILLPKPSGPYGTALRIEGMTDKSRIDPYDPKKGHRQVLASIFWPVDSSSCSNKVVPYMPPATAKAYGQQVAQLGLSNDTFSALEFQVCKTPISQKGCETEKKSFPVAVFSPGAGNSRLIYSLMARSLASYGNVVVLIDHPYDPPVVEFPDGKIIKGGNIPDDPKSNQQLGSVKAKDISFTISELLRPSFQKKVFKGLPGSIDNKKIVALGHSLGGASAAIAMLSDNRIRGGMDLDGQIFEPALSKGLDKPFFLIGRPNHSKEDTTWKTFYAKLRGPKKEIAVKDTVHGSFTDYPQVLKALGLPEALMKAIEQQVGTAEPSYLQNFLSKTVVDYMKLSFAYKGKN; encoded by the exons ATGCagttctctcttctctttctctcccttgTCGGGGCTGGAAATGCCATCCTTCTCCCCAAGCCAAGCGGTCCATACGGCACTGCCCTTCGCATCGAGGGCATGACCGACAAAAGCCGCATCGACCCCTACGACCCTAAGAAAGGACATCGACAAGTCCTGGCCTCAATCTTCTGGCCCGTCGACTCATCATCTTGCTCAAACAAGGTCGTCCCATACATGCCCCCTGCTACAGCCAAAGCATACGGACAGCAGGTAGCGCAGTTGGGTCTATCGAACGATACCTTTTCCGCTCTCGAGTTTCAGGTCTGCAAGACTCCTATTTCTCAGAAGGGATGcgagaccgagaagaagtcgtTTCCTGTTGCTGTCTTCTCGCCTGGTGCTGGCAACTCGAGGTTGATTTACAGCCTCATGGCTCGCTCGCTGGCTAGTTATGGCAACGTCGTGGTTCTGATTGACCATCCCTACGATCCTCCCGTTGTTGAGTTTCCTGACGGAAAGATCATCAAGGGAGGAAACATCCCCGATGACCCGAAATCTAATCAGCAGTTGGGTTCG GTCAAGGCAAAGGACATCTCCTTCACCATCTCAGAGCTTCTACGTCCCTCTTTCCAAAAGAAGgtcttcaagggtcttccAGGCTCAatcgacaacaagaagatcgtCGCCCTCGGTCATTCCCTCGGCGGTGCCAGCGCAGCTATAGCAATGCTATCAGACAACCGAATCCGTGGCGGAATGGACCTGGACGGTCAGATCTTCGAACCTGCTCTCAGCAAGGGTCTCGACAAGCCATTCTTTCTCATCGGCCGCCCTAACCACAGTAAGGAAGACACCACATGGAAGACGTTCTACGCCAAGCTGCGAGgacccaagaaggagattgctGTCAAGGACACTGTTCACGGATCGTTCACTGATTACCCTCAAGTCCTCAAGGCTCTCGGTCTGCCAGAGGCTCTTATGAAGGCCATAGAGCAACAAGTTGGAACTGCAGAGCCTTCATATCTTCAGAACTTCCTTTCCAAGACTGTTGTGGATTACATGaagctttcttttgcttACAAGGGCAAGAACTAG